One Desulfovibrio aminophilus genomic region harbors:
- a CDS encoding ABC transporter substrate-binding protein yields MRRLLLVILAALLWAAPCLAQDKVRHVSVTQIVEHPSLDAMRLGFLDRLKALGLKVEPSVHIAQGNMATNVQIASQVQGENPDLILAITTPSAQAVVQKIKDKPIVFTGVTDPLAAGLVKSLSAPGGNVTGMTDMSPMDRHVALIKECVPGIKRLGVLYNAGEPNSVVLVNLLKDECAKAGVALEEATAANSAAVYQAAKSLVGRVDAVYVPVDNTVVSALEGAIKVCEQNRLPFFSGDTDSVARGTVAALAVDYRKMGEQTADMAAAILKDGKKPGEMPVETIRDLALHVNKGAAARMGLTLPESVLKRADKIIP; encoded by the coding sequence ATGCGCCGTCTTCTTCTCGTCATTCTGGCCGCCCTGCTCTGGGCCGCGCCGTGCCTGGCCCAGGATAAGGTCCGCCACGTCTCCGTGACCCAGATCGTGGAGCATCCGTCCCTGGACGCCATGCGCCTGGGCTTCCTGGACCGCCTCAAGGCCCTGGGTCTCAAGGTCGAGCCCTCGGTGCACATCGCCCAGGGCAACATGGCCACCAACGTCCAGATCGCCAGCCAGGTCCAGGGCGAGAACCCGGACCTCATCCTGGCCATCACCACGCCCTCGGCCCAGGCCGTGGTCCAGAAGATCAAGGACAAGCCCATCGTCTTCACCGGCGTCACCGATCCCCTGGCCGCCGGGCTGGTGAAGAGCCTGTCCGCGCCCGGCGGGAACGTCACCGGCATGACCGACATGAGCCCCATGGACCGCCACGTGGCCCTGATCAAGGAATGCGTGCCCGGCATCAAGCGCCTGGGCGTGCTCTACAACGCGGGCGAGCCCAACTCCGTCGTCCTGGTGAACCTGCTCAAGGACGAGTGCGCCAAGGCCGGGGTCGCCCTGGAGGAGGCCACGGCCGCCAACTCCGCCGCCGTGTACCAGGCGGCCAAGAGCCTCGTGGGCCGGGTGGACGCGGTCTACGTGCCCGTGGACAACACGGTGGTCTCGGCCCTGGAGGGGGCCATCAAGGTCTGCGAGCAGAACCGCCTGCCCTTCTTCTCCGGGGACACGGACTCCGTGGCCCGGGGCACCGTGGCGGCCCTGGCCGTGGACTACCGCAAGATGGGCGAGCAGACCGCGGACATGGCCGCGGCCATCCTCAAGGACGGGAAGAAGCCGGGCGAGATGCCCGTGGAGACCATCCGCGACCTGGCCCTGCACGTGAACAAGGGCGCGGCCGCGCGCATGGGCCTGACCCTGCCCGAGAGCGTGCTCAAGCGGGCGGACAAGATCATCCCCTGA